The Pelodiscus sinensis isolate JC-2024 unplaced genomic scaffold, ASM4963464v1 ctg59, whole genome shotgun sequence genome includes a window with the following:
- the LOC102462300 gene encoding olfactory receptor 1f45-like → MDDANWTSVSEFVLLGLSELEALQPLIFTGFLVTYLLNLVGNSMLVGLVWTDPQLHSPMYFLLSQLSMVDMGMVSIILPQALVHALTQHRAIPFVSCMAQLFIYMVVVNMEGYLLAVMAYDRYVAVCDPLCYSAVVTRSLCLKMVAASLAVVIPHGLLHTIMAAQLRYCGNRLQHFLCHMQSLMSLSCTRPVTKELVVSTEGVLVVGAPFAFILASYTRIGVAVARLRSAQALRKALSTCGSHLTVVTLTYITVVWLYYHTDSSNMPGQKQQVTFLYTSVVPTLNPLIYSLRNKDVAAALRRAKRKVLTWGT, encoded by the coding sequence TCTCTGAGTTCGTACTCCTGGGCCTCTCTGAACTTGAGGCTCTGCAGCCGCTGATCTTCACAGGGTTCCTGGTGACGTATCTTCTGAACCTAGTTGGAAACTCCATGCTTGTGGGGCTGGTGTGGAcggacccccagctccacagccccatGTATTTCCTCCTCAGCCAGCTTTCCATGGTGGACATGGGCATGGTCTCCATcatcctgccccaggctctggtgcaCGCCCTGACCCAGCACCGGGCCATCCCTTTTGTCAGCTGCATGGCCCAGCTCTTCATCTACATGGTGGTTGTTAACATGGAGGGATACCTGCTGGCtgtcatggcctacgaccgctatgTGGCCGTCTGCGACCCACTGTGCTACTCTGCCGTGGTGACACGGTCCCTGTGCCTCAAGATGGTGGCTGCTTCATTGGCCGTGGTGATCCCGCATGGTCTGCTACACACCATCATGGCTGCCCAGCTGCGTTACTGCGGCAACCGCCTGCAGCATTTCTTGTGTCACATGCAATCTCTGATGAGTCTCTCCTGCACCCGGCCCGTTACTAAGGAGCTGGTGGTCTCCACCGAGGGAGTCTTGGTGGTGGGAGCCCCTTTCGCCTTCATCCTGGCCTCCTACACCCGCATCGGGGTGGCCGTGGCCCGCCTGCGCTCTGCCCAAGCCCTGCGCAAGGCCCTCtccacctgcggctcccacctgaCCGTGGTGACTCTTACGTACATCACCGTGGTCTGGCTCTACTACCACACAGACTCCAGCAACATGCCAGGGCAAAAACAGCAAGTGACCTTCTTGTACACCTCGGTGGTgcccaccctgaaccccctcatctacagcctgaggaacaaggacgtGGCCGCCGCCCTGAGGAGGGCAAAGAGGAAGGTCCTGACTTGGGGCACCTGA
- the LOC142823722 gene encoding olfactory receptor 1f45-like, which yields MASAANSLLLPAQVLPPPLAMAEANWTSVSEFVLLGLSERQDLQPLIFGGLLVTYLLNLAGNSVLLVLIWSDPQLASPMYFFLSQLAMVDMVLTSITLPQALVQAQTHRRTVPFASCMAQIFFFLAVDTMEIYLLAAMAYDRYVAVCDPLRYTATVTRSLCLKMVAASWAVVIPHALLHAVMTARLRYCGNFVQQFFCDVPPLLRLSCTRPVASELVISTQGVFVVVAPFVFILASYVRIGVAVARLRSAQALRKALSTCGSHLAVVLLLYSTVTWLYFRPASSHALGHDWEVAVFYTVVVPALNPLIYSLRNKDVASALRRTGRKVLARGA from the coding sequence atggcctccgCTGCCAACTCTCTGCTCCTCCCCGCTCAGGTGCTGCCGCCGCCCCTCGCCATGGCCGAGGCCAACTGGACGTCCGTCTCCGAGTTCGTGCTCCTGGGCCTGTCCGAACGCCAGGACCTGCAGCCGCTGATCTTTGGGGGGTTGTTGGTCACCTATCTGCTGAACTTAGCTGGCAACTCCGTGCTGCTGGTGTTGATATGGTCTGACCCCCAGCTCGCCagccccatgtatttcttcctcagccagctggccatggtggaCATGGTCCTCACCTCCAtcaccctgccccaggctctggtgcaGGCCCAGACCCACCGTCGGACTGTCCCGTTTGCCAGCTGCATGGCCCAGATCTTCTTCTTCCTGGCTGTGGACACCATGGAGAtctacctgctggctgccatggcctacgaccgctatgTGGCCGTCTGCGACCCGCTGCGCTACACTGCCACGGTGACGCGGTCCCTGTGCCTCAAGATGGTGGCTGCCTCCTGGGCCGTGGTGATCCCGCATGCCCTGCTGCACGCCGTCATGACCGCCCGGTTGCGTTACTGCGGCAACTTCGTGCAGCAATTCTTCTGCGACGTGCCgcccctgctgcgcctctcctgcacccgGCCTGTTGCCAGCGAGCTGGTGATCTCCACCCAGGGCGTCTTCGTAGTGGTGGCTCCTTTCGTCTTCATCCTGGCCTCCTACGTCCGCATCGGGGTGGCCGTGGCCCGCCTGCGCTCTGCCCAAGCCCTGCGCAAGGCCCTCtccacctgcggctcccacctggCCGTGGTGTTGCTCTTGTACAGCACCGTGACCTGGCTCTACTTCCGCCCGGCCTCCAGCCACGCCTTGGGACATGACTGGGAGGTGGCCGTCTTCTACACCGTCGTGGTGCCTGCCCtaaaccccctcatctacagcctgaggaacaaggacgtGGCCTCGGCCCTGAGGAGGACAGGGAGGAAGGTCCTGGCTCGGGGCGCGTGA
- the LOC102459684 gene encoding olfactory receptor-like protein DTMT, whose amino-acid sequence MAEANWTSVSEFVLLGLSERQDLQLLIFGGLLATYVLNLAGNSMLLVLIWSDPQLASPMYFFLSQLAMVDMGLASITLPQALVQAQTHHRTVPFASCMAQLFFFLAVDTMEIYLLAAMAYDRYVAVCDPLRYAAMMTRSLCLKMVAACWAVVIPHALLHTVMTARLRYCGNFVQHFFCDVPPLLRLSCTRPLAYELVISTLGVLVVVPPFVFILASYARIGVAVGRLRSAQALRKALSTCGSHLAVVLLLYSTVTWLYFRPASSHALGHDWEVAVFYTVVVPALNPVIYSLRNKDVASALRRTGRKVLARGA is encoded by the coding sequence ATGGCCGAGGCCAACTGGACGTCCGTCTCCGAGTTCGTGCTCCTGGGCCTGTCCGAACGCCAGGACCTGCAGCTGCTGATCTTTGGGGGGTTGCTGGCCACCTATGTGCTGAACTTAGCTGGCAACTCCATGCTGCTGGTGTTGATATGGTCTGACCCCCAGCTCGCCAgtcccatgtatttcttcctcagccagctggccatggtggaCATGGGCCTCGCCTCCAtcaccctgccccaggctctggtacagGCCCAGACCCACCATCGGACTGTCCCCTTCGCCAGCTGCATGGCCCAGCTCTTCTTCTTCCTGGCAGTGGACACCATGGAGAtctacctgctggctgccatggcctacgaccgctacgtggccGTCTGCGACCCGCTGCGCTACGCCGCCATGATGACGCGGTCCCTGTGCCTCAAGATGGTGGCtgcctgctgggctgtggtgatcCCGCACGCCCTGCTGCACACCGTCATGACCGCCCGGTTGCGTTACTGCGGCAACTTCGTGCAGCATTTCTTCTGCGACGTGCCgcccctgctgcgcctctcctgcacccgGCCCTTAGCCTACGAGCTGGTGATCTCCACCCTGGGCGTCTTGGTGGTGGTGCCTCCTTTCGTCTTCATCCTGGCCTCCTACGCCCGCATTGGGGTGGCCGTGGGCCGCCTGCGCTCTGCCCAAGCCCTGCGCAAGGCCCTCtccacctgcggctcccacctggCCGTGGTGTTGCTCTTGTACAGCACCGTGACCTGGCTCTACTTTCGCCCGGCTTCCAGCCACGCCTTGGGGCATGACTGGGAGGTGGCCGTCTTCTACACTGTCGTGGTGCCTGCCCTAAACCccgtcatctacagcctgaggaacaaggacgtGGCCTCGGCCCTGAGGAGGACAGGGAGGAAAGTCCTGGCTCGGGGCGCATGA
- the LOC142823700 gene encoding olfactory receptor 1L1-like, producing MAEANWTSVSEFVLLGLSERQDLQPLIIAVILVTYLLNLVGNSMLVGLVWTDPQLCSPMYFLLSQLSMVDMGVVSITLPQALVQTLSQHWVIPFSSCLAQLFFYLLVVNMEGYLLAAMAYDRYVAVCDPLRYAAVVTRSLCLKMVAASWAVVIPHSLLHAVMTAQLRYCGNRLQHFFCHQQSLLRLSCTRPFVHEMVVSTQGVLVVLGPFAFILASYARIGVAVARLRSAQALRKALSTCGSHLTVVFLKYGSVAWLYFHPDSSNIPGQKQPVTFFYTAVVPTLNPLIYSLRNKDVAAALARAKRKVLARFT from the coding sequence ATGGCCGAGGCCAACTGGACGTCTGTCTCCGAGTTCGTGCTCCTGGGCCTGTCCGAACGCCAGGACCTGCAGCCGCTGATCATCGCTGTGATCCTGGTCACCTATCTGCTGAACCTGGTCGGCAACTCCATGCTTGTGGGGCTGGTGTGGACggacccccagctctgcagccccaTGTATTTCCTCCTCAGCCAGCTTTCTATGGTGGACATGGGCGTGGTCTCTAtcaccctgccccaggccctggtgcaaacTCTGAGCCAGCACTGGGTCATCCCCTTCAgtagctgcctggcccagctcttCTTCTACTTGCTGGTTGTCAACATGGAGGGCTACCTGCTGGctgccatggcctacgaccgctacgtggccGTCTGCGACCCACTGCGCTACGCTGCCGTGGTGACCCGGTCCCTGTGCCTCAAGATGGTGGCCGCCTCCTGGGCCGTGGTGATCCCACACTCCCTGCTGCACGCCGTCATGACCGCCCAGCTGCGTTACTGCGGCAACCGCCTGCAGCATTTCTTCTGTCACCAGCAATCGctgctgcgcctctcctgcacccgGCCCTTCGTCCACGAGATGGTGGTCTCCACCCAGGGTGTCTTGGTGGTGCTGGGCCCTTTTGCCTTCATCCTGGCCTCCTACGCCCGCATCGGGGTGGCCGTGGCCCGCCTGCGCTCTGCCCAAGCCCTGCGCAAGGCCCTGtccacctgcggctcccacctgaCCGTGGTGTTTCTCAAGTACGGCAGCGTGGCCTGGCTCTACTTCCACCCAGACTCCAGCAACATCCCGGGGCAGAAACAGCCAGTGACCTTCTTCTACACTGCGGTGGTgcccaccctgaaccccctcatctacagcctgaggaacaaggacgtGGCCGCGGCTCTGGCAAGGGCAAAGAGGAAGGTCCTGGCTCGGTTCACGTGA
- the LOC102459064 gene encoding olfactory receptor 1f45-like encodes MAEANWTYISEFVLLGLSERQDLQPLIFAGLLATYVLNLVGNSVLLLAVWADPQLHSPMYFLLSQLAVVDVSFASITLPQALVHILTQHRAISFASCMGQVFVFLAVGNMQGYLLAAMAYDRYVAVCDPLRYAAVVTRSLCLKMAAASLALVLPHSLLHSVMAARLRYCGNCVQHFFCDLPPLLHLSCTRPFANELVLFTEGVLVVLAPFAFILASYARIGVAVAHLRSAQALRKALSTCGSHLAVVTLFYGTVTWLYFRPASSYAHERDRQVAVFYTVVAPALNPLIYSLRNKDVAVALTRVKRKVLARDT; translated from the coding sequence ATGGCCGAGGCCAACTGGACGTACATCTCTGAGTTCGTGCTCCTGGGCCTGTCCGAACGCCAGGACCTGCAGCCGCTGATCTTCGCGGGGTTGCTGGCCACCTATGTGCTGAACCTAGTCGGCAactccgtgctgctgctggcggtatgggctgacccccagctccacagccccatGTATTTCCTCCTCAGCCAGCTGGCCGTGGTGGACGTGAGCTTCGCCTCCAtcaccctgccccaggccctggttcacaTTTTGACCCAGCACCGGGCCATCTCCTTCGCCAGCTGCATGGGCCAAGTCTTTGTTTTCCTGGCCGTGGGCAACATGCAGGGCTACCTGCTGGctgccatggcctacgaccgctacgtggccGTCTGCGACCCGCTGCGCTACGCCGCCGTGGTGACGCGGTCCCTGTGCCTCAAGATGGCGGCTGCTTCATTGGCCCTGGTGCTCCCGCATTCTCTGCTGCACAGCGTCATGGCCGCCCGGCTGCGTTACTGCGGCAACTGTGTGCAGCATTTCTTCTGTGACCTGccacccctgctgcacctctcctgcACCCGGCCCTTCGCCAACGAGCTGGTTCTCTTCACTGAAGGCGTCCTGGTGGTGCTGGCCCCTTTCGCCTTCATCCTGGCTTCCTACGCCCGCATCGGGGTGGCCGTGGCCCATCTACGCTCTGCCCAAGCCCTGCGCAAGGCCCTCTCCACCTGTGGCTCCCACCTGGCCGTGGTGACGCTCTTCTATGGCACCGTGACCTGGCTCTACTTCCGCCCGGCCTCCAGCTACGCCCACGAGCGAGACCGGCAGGTGGCCGTCTTCTACACCGTCGTGGCGCCCgccctgaaccccctcatctacagcctgaggaacaaggacgtAGCCGTAGCCCTGACAAGGGTAAAGAGGAAGGTCCTGGCTCGGGACACATGA